From the Streptomyces sp. KMM 9044 genome, one window contains:
- a CDS encoding NfeD family protein, whose amino-acid sequence MDIDAWLWWLIGAAVLGIALVITAMPELGMLAVGAVAAALVSGILGGGAVAQAVVFAVVSTALIAVVRPIAKRQRADRSQHATGVDALKGRQAVVLERVDGSGGRIKLAGEVWSARALDSGHAYEVGQEVDVVEIEGATAIVM is encoded by the coding sequence GTGGACATCGACGCATGGCTCTGGTGGCTGATCGGCGCGGCAGTACTCGGTATCGCGCTGGTGATCACCGCGATGCCCGAACTCGGCATGCTCGCGGTGGGCGCCGTCGCCGCCGCGCTGGTCTCCGGAATTCTCGGTGGCGGCGCCGTGGCCCAGGCAGTGGTCTTCGCCGTCGTCTCGACCGCCCTCATCGCCGTCGTACGGCCCATCGCGAAGCGACAACGCGCAGACCGCTCCCAACACGCCACCGGCGTGGACGCCCTGAAGGGCAGACAGGCCGTCGTGCTGGAGCGGGTCGACGGCTCCGGCGGCCGGATCAAACTGGCCGGTGAGGTGTGGTCGGCACGCGCCCTCGACTCCGGCCATGCCTATGAAGTCGGCCAGGAGGTGGACGTCGTGGAGATCGAGGGAGCCACGGCGATCGTCATGTGA
- a CDS encoding ABC transporter ATP-binding protein: MSDVLELQDVSVVREGRALVDQVSWSVKEGERWVILGPNGAGKTTLLNIASSYLFPTAGTATVLGETLGAPGTDVFELRPRIGIAGNGMADKLPKSQTVLQTVLTAAYGMTAGWQEEYEEIDEQRARAFLDRLGMSEFVDRRFGTLSEGERKRTLIARALMTDPELLLLDEPAAGLDLGGREDLVRRLGRLARDPIAPSMVMVTHHVEEIAPGFTHVLMTRQGKVLAAGPLELELTSRNLSLCFGLPLVVEQVGDRWTAQGLPMA; the protein is encoded by the coding sequence ATGAGCGATGTTCTGGAGCTTCAGGACGTATCCGTGGTCCGCGAGGGCCGGGCTCTGGTGGACCAGGTCTCCTGGTCGGTCAAGGAGGGCGAGCGCTGGGTCATTCTCGGTCCCAACGGCGCGGGCAAGACCACCCTCCTCAACATCGCCTCCAGCTACCTGTTCCCCACCGCGGGCACCGCCACCGTCCTCGGCGAGACCCTCGGCGCCCCCGGCACCGACGTCTTCGAACTGCGCCCGCGCATCGGCATCGCCGGGAACGGCATGGCGGACAAGCTCCCCAAGAGCCAGACGGTCCTGCAGACCGTACTGACCGCCGCCTACGGCATGACCGCCGGCTGGCAGGAGGAGTACGAGGAGATCGACGAGCAGCGCGCCCGCGCCTTCCTCGACCGTCTTGGCATGTCCGAGTTCGTGGACCGCAGGTTCGGCACCCTCTCCGAGGGCGAGCGCAAGCGCACCCTCATCGCCCGCGCGTTGATGACCGACCCCGAGCTGTTGCTCCTCGACGAGCCCGCCGCCGGCCTCGACCTCGGCGGCCGCGAGGACCTCGTACGCCGCCTCGGCCGCCTCGCCCGCGACCCGATCGCCCCCTCCATGGTCATGGTCACGCACCACGTCGAGGAGATCGCACCCGGCTTCACCCACGTGCTGATGACCCGTCAGGGCAAGGTCCTCGCCGCCGGACCACTGGAACTCGAGCTCACCTCCCGCAACCTCTCCCTCTGCTTCGGCCTCCCGCTGGTCGTGGAGCAGGTCGGCGACCGCTGGACCGCACAGGGCCTCCCGATGGCCTGA
- a CDS encoding chaplin — MKNLKKMAAVTMMAGGLLAAGTGVASATDGAHAGGKAVGSPGVVSGNVIQVPVDVPVNVSGNSVNVIGLLNPAFGNTAVNG; from the coding sequence GTGAAGAACCTGAAGAAGATGGCGGCCGTGACGATGATGGCCGGCGGACTGCTCGCCGCCGGTACGGGCGTGGCCTCCGCCACCGACGGCGCGCACGCCGGCGGCAAGGCCGTGGGCTCCCCGGGCGTCGTCTCGGGCAATGTCATCCAGGTCCCGGTCGACGTCCCGGTCAACGTCTCCGGCAACAGCGTCAACGTGATCGGTCTGCTGAACCCCGCCTTCGGCAACACGGCGGTCAACGGCTGA
- a CDS encoding SPFH domain-containing protein, protein MEPVIIVLIILVVLVFIALIKTIQVIPQASAAIVERFGRYTRTLNAGLNIVVPFIDTIRNRIDLREQVVPFPPQPVITQDNLVVNIDTVIYYQVTDARAATYEVASYIQAIEQLTVTTLRNIIGGMDLERTLTSREEINAALRGVLDEATGKWGIRVNRVELKAIEPPTSIQDSMEKQMRADRDKRAAILQAEGVRQSEILRAEGEKQSQILRAEGEAKAAALRAEGEAQAVRTVFEAIHAGDPDQKLLSYQYLQMLPKIAEGDANKLWIVPSEIGDALKGLSGAMGNFGGLGGGQGGGNSNSGAATERREKPSID, encoded by the coding sequence ATGGAACCGGTCATCATCGTTCTGATCATCCTGGTGGTGCTGGTTTTCATCGCCCTGATCAAGACGATCCAAGTCATTCCGCAGGCGAGCGCCGCCATCGTCGAGCGCTTCGGCCGCTACACACGCACACTCAACGCGGGCCTCAACATCGTCGTCCCGTTCATCGACACCATCCGCAACCGGATCGACCTGCGCGAACAGGTCGTCCCGTTCCCGCCCCAGCCGGTGATCACCCAGGACAACCTGGTCGTCAACATCGACACCGTCATCTACTACCAGGTGACCGACGCGCGTGCCGCGACCTACGAGGTCGCCAGCTACATCCAGGCGATCGAGCAGCTCACCGTCACCACCCTGCGCAACATCATCGGTGGCATGGACCTCGAGCGCACCCTGACCTCCCGCGAAGAGATCAACGCGGCCCTGCGCGGCGTCCTCGACGAAGCCACCGGCAAGTGGGGCATCCGGGTCAACCGCGTCGAGCTCAAGGCGATCGAGCCGCCCACCTCCATCCAGGACTCGATGGAGAAGCAGATGCGCGCCGACCGCGACAAGCGCGCCGCGATCCTCCAGGCCGAAGGCGTCCGGCAGTCCGAGATCCTGCGCGCCGAGGGCGAGAAGCAGTCCCAGATCCTGCGCGCCGAGGGGGAGGCCAAGGCAGCGGCCCTCAGGGCCGAGGGCGAGGCCCAGGCCGTCCGCACGGTCTTCGAGGCGATCCACGCAGGCGACCCCGACCAGAAGCTGCTCTCCTACCAGTACCTCCAGATGCTCCCGAAGATCGCCGAGGGCGACGCCAACAAGCTGTGGATCGTCCCCAGCGAGATCGGGGACGCGCTCAAGGGCCTGTCCGGCGCCATGGGCAACTTCGGCGGCCTCGGCGGCGGTCAGGGCGGCGGCAACAGCAACTCGGGCGCCGCCACGGAGCGCCGGGAGAAGCCCTCCATCGACTGA
- a CDS encoding HNH endonuclease, with protein sequence MRDTLVLNASFEPLSTVTLNRAVVLVLQDKAVVEQAHPELRMRGAAVDIPAPRVIRLCQYVRVPFRRRAPWSRRGVLVRDRNRCAYCGRRATTVDHVVPRSQGGQDTWLNTVASCAEDNHRKANRTPEQAGMPLLRQPFEPTPADAMLLALGREDFDALPEWPAQPAA encoded by the coding sequence ATGCGGGACACGCTGGTACTGAACGCGAGCTTCGAGCCGTTGTCGACGGTGACGCTGAACCGAGCTGTCGTTCTGGTGCTTCAGGACAAGGCGGTCGTCGAGCAGGCCCACCCCGAACTGCGGATGCGTGGAGCCGCGGTCGACATACCGGCGCCGCGGGTGATCAGGCTCTGCCAATACGTCAGGGTGCCGTTCCGAAGACGGGCGCCGTGGTCGAGGCGGGGCGTCCTGGTGCGCGACCGGAACCGGTGCGCGTACTGCGGGCGGCGGGCCACCACCGTGGACCACGTGGTGCCGCGGTCGCAGGGTGGTCAGGACACCTGGCTGAACACGGTGGCCTCGTGCGCGGAGGACAACCACCGCAAGGCGAACCGGACGCCGGAGCAGGCGGGGATGCCGCTGCTGCGGCAGCCCTTCGAGCCGACGCCGGCGGACGCGATGCTGCTGGCGCTGGGGCGGGAGGACTTCGACGCGCTGCCGGAGTGGCCGGCTCAGCCCGCGGCCTGA